A region from the Thermanaeromonas toyohensis ToBE genome encodes:
- a CDS encoding sigma-54-dependent Fis family transcriptional regulator: MLVKQVMYRDPQVLTTSSTLADAAAIYLRGEVNCAPILDEKGQVVGIITVAELLKALQEGKDFTTPVVEVMDRNLVGIPEDIPFEAVSDLPLERLLVINREQKLTGILTRIRLIRQVYQALQETENQLRAILQAAPNGILATDKVGKIIHVNEAARRILDLTQEEIYGQAIGDILPNFNPEEVLFHGHTVAGRRITIRHTVALLTANPILHRGEIVGAVISLQDISDLEAAYSELETVKALNQELTNIIESSYDAIMVIDQRGKVLRVNSSYERIFGISPTKIIGHRLTEIEDYCTKVWQDVLDAVLQEGQPVSRKLRTPAGKEILLTGNPVVTDEVGIRRVVINIRDMTELTQLQAELEQNREEMARLFQEVKELRARLFSEEGVVFKDERMQRVVEQALLVAKVDSTVLITGESGVGKEVIAKIIHKNSPRAKGPFIQVNCGAIPETLLESELFGYEPGTFTGASREGKIGLLELANGGTLLLDEIGELPLNLQVKLLRVLQDQQVFRLGGRKPIQLDVRIIAATNRDLKEMVQAKTFREDLFYRLNVVPLEIPPLRERRGDIVPLAHLFLEKFNRKYGFKKKLHEEVFLTLENYSWPGNVRELENLIERLVVTTQENIITCKHLPPHICDSQGGTGALHFNVRDVIPLKDATEMVEKALISRALERYGSLRRAGSQLGVTHSTLLRKARQYGLL; encoded by the coding sequence ATGTTAGTTAAGCAAGTTATGTATCGGGATCCCCAGGTCCTTACTACGAGTAGTACTTTGGCTGATGCTGCAGCCATATATCTACGTGGAGAAGTCAATTGTGCCCCTATATTGGATGAAAAGGGCCAGGTGGTGGGTATTATTACAGTAGCGGAACTCCTCAAGGCCCTCCAGGAAGGTAAGGATTTCACTACACCAGTAGTAGAAGTTATGGACCGGAATCTAGTAGGAATTCCAGAGGATATCCCCTTCGAAGCAGTCTCTGATCTCCCTTTAGAACGCCTCCTGGTAATAAACCGGGAGCAAAAGCTTACAGGTATACTTACCAGGATTCGCCTCATAAGGCAAGTTTATCAGGCCCTGCAAGAGACAGAAAACCAATTGCGGGCTATTTTACAAGCAGCACCCAACGGGATATTAGCTACGGATAAAGTAGGGAAGATAATTCATGTTAATGAAGCTGCAAGAAGGATCCTTGATTTAACCCAAGAAGAGATTTACGGACAGGCTATAGGAGATATACTTCCTAACTTTAACCCAGAAGAAGTTTTATTCCATGGTCACACAGTTGCTGGACGGCGGATAACTATACGTCATACTGTGGCTTTGCTTACTGCTAATCCTATTCTCCATCGTGGGGAAATAGTGGGTGCGGTGATATCTCTCCAGGATATATCTGATCTGGAGGCTGCTTATAGTGAATTGGAGACGGTTAAGGCTTTGAATCAAGAGCTCACTAATATTATTGAATCTTCTTACGATGCCATTATGGTAATAGATCAGCGAGGTAAGGTATTACGGGTCAATAGCAGTTATGAACGTATTTTTGGCATCTCCCCAACTAAGATAATAGGACATCGCCTGACGGAAATAGAAGACTATTGTACCAAGGTTTGGCAGGATGTACTAGATGCTGTCCTTCAGGAAGGTCAGCCGGTAAGCCGTAAATTGAGGACACCGGCAGGGAAAGAAATACTATTAACTGGGAATCCAGTTGTTACTGATGAAGTAGGTATAAGGCGGGTAGTTATCAATATCAGGGATATGACAGAGCTTACCCAGCTCCAGGCTGAACTTGAACAGAACCGTGAAGAGATGGCCAGATTATTCCAAGAAGTTAAGGAATTACGTGCGCGCCTGTTCAGCGAGGAAGGGGTAGTCTTTAAGGATGAACGTATGCAACGGGTGGTAGAACAGGCCTTGCTAGTAGCCAAGGTTGATTCTACTGTCCTTATCACAGGGGAATCCGGGGTGGGAAAGGAAGTTATTGCCAAGATTATACACAAAAACAGCCCGCGGGCTAAAGGACCTTTTATACAGGTTAACTGCGGAGCCATCCCGGAGACATTATTAGAATCTGAATTGTTTGGCTATGAGCCCGGGACTTTTACGGGCGCAAGCCGGGAAGGGAAAATAGGACTTTTGGAACTAGCTAATGGGGGAACTTTGCTGCTAGATGAAATAGGGGAACTGCCCCTTAACCTACAAGTTAAACTATTACGCGTATTACAAGACCAGCAGGTATTCCGCTTAGGGGGGCGAAAACCTATACAATTAGATGTGCGCATAATAGCTGCCACAAACCGGGATTTAAAAGAGATGGTTCAGGCCAAGACTTTTCGAGAAGATCTCTTTTATCGTTTAAATGTAGTACCCCTTGAGATACCTCCTTTACGCGAGCGCCGAGGAGATATCGTTCCCCTAGCTCACTTATTTCTAGAAAAGTTTAACCGGAAATACGGGTTTAAGAAAAAGCTCCATGAAGAAGTATTTTTAACCTTAGAGAATTATAGCTGGCCGGGAAACGTACGAGAGCTAGAGAACCTTATTGAAAGGTTAGTGGTTACTACCCAAGAAAATATAATTACGTGTAAACATTTGCCTCCCCATATATGTGACAGCCAGGGAGGTACCGGGGCGTTACATTTTAATGTTCGAGATGTTATACCTTTAAAAGATGCGACAGAGATGGTGGAGAAAGCTTTAATCAGCCGCGCCTTGGAACGGTACGGTAGTTTGCGCCGGGCGGGGAGTCAATTAGGGGTAACCCATTCTACTCTTTTACGTAAAGCCCGCCAATATGGCCTGCTTTAA
- the pstS gene encoding phosphate ABC transporter substrate-binding protein PstS, translating into MQLNFKDRGWRKRFIVGVIVVTLALGLVGCGSPKQEGKATPDQAGQQAYVSLNGAGASFPYPLYSKWIQEYKKLNPQVIIDYQSIGSSGGINNILQETVDFGASDAPMKDEQLAKAPRPIIHIPTVAGAVVITYNLEGIKSGLKLTPEVIADIFLGNIKKWNDSRITSLNPDLQLPDKEIVVAHRSDGSGTTNIFTDYLSKVSPTWKEKVGSGTSVQWPVGIGAKGNEGVAGTIKQTPGAIGYVELAYAVQNKLPYALIKNKAGKFVEPTLDTTTAAAAGAVANMPEDMRVSITDPPGDNAYPIAGYTYILAYKDQKDKLKGEALAKFLWWAIHDGQKYAKDLLYAPLPENVVKMAEVKIRQMNYQGTPFIK; encoded by the coding sequence ATGCAACTTAACTTTAAGGATAGGGGCTGGCGTAAAAGGTTTATTGTAGGAGTTATTGTAGTAACGCTAGCCCTGGGCTTAGTCGGGTGTGGTTCCCCCAAACAGGAAGGAAAGGCTACACCTGACCAGGCTGGGCAGCAAGCTTATGTGAGTCTTAACGGAGCCGGAGCTTCCTTTCCTTATCCTCTTTACAGTAAATGGATACAAGAATATAAGAAACTCAATCCTCAAGTAATCATTGACTATCAATCCATAGGGAGTAGCGGCGGAATCAATAATATCTTGCAAGAAACAGTAGATTTTGGGGCCAGCGATGCTCCCATGAAGGATGAACAGCTAGCTAAAGCCCCTAGACCTATAATTCACATCCCTACAGTTGCTGGAGCCGTAGTAATTACCTATAATTTAGAAGGAATAAAAAGCGGCTTGAAACTTACCCCAGAAGTGATTGCCGATATCTTTTTAGGCAACATTAAAAAGTGGAACGATAGCAGAATTACCTCCCTTAACCCTGATCTCCAGCTTCCCGACAAGGAAATAGTTGTTGCCCACCGTTCTGATGGTAGTGGTACTACTAACATTTTTACTGATTACTTGAGCAAGGTTAGTCCTACTTGGAAGGAAAAAGTAGGAAGCGGAACTTCAGTCCAGTGGCCGGTAGGTATTGGAGCCAAGGGTAACGAAGGTGTAGCAGGTACTATAAAACAGACACCAGGTGCCATAGGATATGTCGAGCTAGCCTATGCAGTGCAGAACAAGTTACCTTACGCCTTAATTAAGAACAAGGCTGGTAAGTTTGTAGAACCCACCTTAGATACCACCACGGCAGCCGCGGCCGGTGCAGTAGCTAATATGCCCGAAGATATGCGGGTATCTATAACGGATCCCCCAGGTGATAACGCCTATCCCATCGCCGGCTACACGTATATTTTGGCATATAAAGACCAGAAGGATAAACTTAAAGGTGAAGCCCTGGCCAAGTTCCTGTGGTGGGCCATCCATGACGGCCAAAAATATGCTAAAGATCTACTTTATGCCCCCCTACCTGAGAATGTCGTAAAGATGGCTGAAGTTAAGATAAGACAGATGAATTATCAAGGTACACCATTTATTAAGTAA
- the pstA gene encoding phosphate ABC transporter permease PstA, protein MLSLTILATGIALVPLASILVYVALKGLPALNWEFFTQLPKAVGEPGGGLANAILGTIILVLLAAGIALPLGILTGIYLAEFGKDRVAFIVRFLCDVLTGVPSIIVGIVVYSTVVLTMKRFSALAGGIALAIIMLPLVARSTEEMLRLVPHSLREASLALGATQGRTIRSVVLRSALGGIVTGAMLAIARVSGETAPLLFTALNSRYWPTGLDERIASLPVYIFTYSTTPYEDLHRLAWGAALVLVTMVLGTSVAARLAAKKVNGGK, encoded by the coding sequence ATGCTTTCCCTTACAATACTGGCCACTGGTATAGCCCTGGTACCCCTGGCCAGCATTTTGGTATATGTGGCCCTTAAAGGCTTACCTGCCTTGAATTGGGAATTTTTCACCCAGCTTCCTAAAGCGGTGGGAGAGCCTGGGGGTGGGCTGGCCAACGCCATTTTAGGCACTATTATCCTTGTTTTATTGGCTGCTGGTATAGCTTTACCTTTGGGTATTCTTACCGGTATTTACCTAGCAGAGTTTGGGAAAGATCGCGTGGCCTTTATTGTCCGTTTCCTGTGCGATGTCTTGACCGGCGTTCCTTCCATCATCGTTGGTATTGTAGTCTATAGCACCGTAGTTTTAACTATGAAGCGCTTTTCAGCCCTGGCAGGCGGTATAGCCTTGGCCATAATTATGCTACCGTTGGTGGCCAGGTCTACTGAGGAAATGTTAAGACTTGTACCGCATAGCCTGCGGGAAGCCTCCTTAGCTTTGGGTGCTACCCAGGGCCGTACTATCCGGAGCGTAGTGCTGCGCAGCGCCTTGGGCGGGATAGTGACTGGGGCCATGTTGGCTATAGCCCGGGTGTCCGGGGAAACAGCACCTTTATTGTTTACAGCCCTCAATAGCCGGTACTGGCCTACAGGCTTGGATGAGCGTATAGCTTCCCTGCCGGTATATATCTTTACGTACTCCACTACACCCTACGAAGACCTGCATCGCCTAGCCTGGGGGGCAGCTTTAGTACTGGTAACCATGGTTTTAGGGACCAGTGTAGCAGCAAGGCTTGCGGCCAAGAAGGTTAACGGGGGGAAATAA
- the pstC gene encoding phosphate ABC transporter permease subunit PstC has translation MNKGKDTFFLQITRLAALSIVFIIGVMAYELFRGSELAFSRFGLGFLTGSEWDPVHGKFGSWPLIYGTLVSSLVALALAVPLSLGAAIFLAELAPPWLREPLSFLVELLAAIPSVVYGLWGLFVLVPWLRATVQPLLGKTLGFIPLFQGPPLGVGMLAAGMVLAIMILPIITAVSREVLLAVPQSQREAMLALGATRWETIRRAVLPYGRSGIIGAIILGLGRALGETMAVTMVIGNKPQVSASLFELGQTIASVIANEFSEGFDELHLSALIASALLLFMTTLSVNIIARLLVWKVSNVPQGVSRE, from the coding sequence ATGAATAAAGGGAAAGACACTTTTTTCCTCCAAATAACTCGTCTAGCTGCTTTAAGCATCGTATTTATAATCGGTGTTATGGCTTATGAGTTGTTCCGCGGTTCGGAGTTGGCCTTCAGTCGTTTTGGGTTAGGGTTTCTTACAGGCTCTGAATGGGATCCTGTACACGGTAAATTTGGAAGCTGGCCTTTGATCTATGGCACCTTAGTTTCCTCCCTGGTGGCCTTGGCCCTGGCTGTACCTTTAAGTTTAGGCGCAGCTATTTTCCTTGCCGAATTGGCTCCTCCCTGGCTCCGGGAACCCCTTTCCTTTTTAGTGGAACTTCTGGCTGCTATTCCTAGCGTGGTGTACGGGCTGTGGGGGCTTTTTGTATTAGTACCCTGGTTGCGAGCTACGGTACAGCCTTTGTTGGGCAAAACCTTGGGATTTATACCTTTGTTTCAGGGACCGCCTTTGGGGGTAGGGATGCTAGCAGCGGGAATGGTGCTGGCCATTATGATCCTTCCTATTATCACTGCGGTTTCACGCGAAGTTTTACTGGCTGTACCCCAATCCCAACGGGAGGCCATGTTAGCCTTAGGAGCCACCCGCTGGGAAACTATTCGCCGGGCTGTCCTGCCCTATGGACGTTCGGGAATCATAGGAGCTATTATTTTGGGTTTAGGCCGAGCCCTGGGCGAGACTATGGCGGTGACCATGGTGATTGGAAATAAGCCCCAGGTTTCGGCCTCTTTGTTTGAACTCGGTCAAACTATAGCCAGCGTGATAGCCAATGAATTTAGTGAGGGCTTTGATGAGCTACACTTGTCAGCCTTAATCGCCTCAGCTTTGCTCCTCTTTATGACTACTTTGAGTGTAAATATTATCGCCCGTCTTTTGGTTTGGAAGGTGAGCAATGTGCCTCAAGGAGTGAGCCGAGAATAA
- a CDS encoding trans-sulfuration enzyme family protein, whose product MKLGTRLIHNKWAQDPYTGGVSIPIHQSVIFAQESLEEVGEYEYTRTGNPTRKALEETIAELEGGRYGFAFASGMAAITAALCLFSAGDHLLVSQDIYGGTYRALTRVFSRFGLEITFVDTTDPDQVAANIKGNTRGLYLETPSNPLMKITDLRTMAALAKARGLITIADNTFMTPYWQRPLELGIDVVVHSATKYLGGHSDCLAGLVITQDARLARELGIVQNTLGAVLAPHECWLILRGIKTLKVRLEQQERTASYLAGWLAGLPEVKSVYYPGLLKHPGREIHFRQASGAGGVLSFRLANAELARRVINNVRLPVIGSSLGAVESIISLPATMSHASLPEDLKERLGITVDLVRLSVGLEEAEDLKKDLERALRELNRFNITLTLE is encoded by the coding sequence ATGAAGTTAGGAACGCGGTTGATCCACAACAAATGGGCCCAAGACCCTTATACTGGCGGGGTTAGTATTCCTATCCACCAGAGCGTCATATTTGCCCAGGAAAGCTTGGAAGAAGTAGGCGAATATGAGTACACCCGAACGGGCAACCCCACCCGGAAGGCTTTGGAGGAGACCATTGCCGAGTTGGAAGGTGGGAGATACGGGTTTGCCTTCGCTTCTGGTATGGCAGCTATAACGGCCGCCTTGTGCCTTTTCTCCGCCGGTGATCACTTACTGGTTTCTCAGGATATTTATGGTGGGACCTATCGAGCCCTGACCAGGGTGTTCAGCCGCTTCGGCCTGGAGATAACCTTCGTGGATACTACGGATCCTGACCAGGTGGCGGCCAACATCAAAGGTAACACCAGAGGATTGTACCTGGAGACCCCTTCTAACCCCCTGATGAAGATTACCGACTTACGGACGATGGCAGCCCTTGCTAAGGCAAGAGGTCTCATAACTATTGCCGACAACACCTTCATGACGCCCTACTGGCAACGGCCTTTGGAGCTGGGGATAGACGTGGTAGTCCATAGCGCCACCAAATACTTAGGGGGTCACAGCGACTGCCTAGCCGGGCTGGTGATAACCCAGGATGCCCGCCTGGCCCGGGAACTGGGGATAGTGCAGAACACCTTGGGTGCCGTTTTGGCTCCCCATGAATGTTGGCTTATTTTGCGGGGAATTAAAACCTTAAAGGTGCGTTTAGAGCAACAGGAGCGTACGGCGTCGTACTTGGCAGGATGGCTGGCTGGGTTACCAGAAGTGAAGTCGGTGTATTATCCCGGCTTGCTTAAACATCCCGGCCGGGAAATCCACTTCCGGCAGGCTAGCGGTGCCGGGGGGGTGCTTTCTTTTCGCTTGGCTAATGCAGAATTAGCTCGCCGGGTAATAAACAATGTACGCCTTCCGGTGATCGGATCAAGCTTGGGGGCGGTGGAGAGTATTATTTCCCTACCGGCCACCATGTCCCACGCCAGCCTCCCGGAGGATCTAAAAGAGCGTTTGGGGATAACTGTTGACTTAGTGCGGCTTTCAGTGGGGTTGGAGGAGGCTGAGGATCTCAAGAAAGATTTAGAAAGGGCTCTGAGGGAATTAAATCGGTTTAACATAACTTTAACCCTGGAGTAA
- a CDS encoding cobalamin B12-binding domain-containing protein, giving the protein MAILEEIKNAIITYKPPLVKQYCQQALEQGYKPEEILEQGLIAGMNVIGEKFKRNEIFVPEVLIAAKATHAGLDVLKPLLSASQTNTRGKVVIGTVKDDYHDIGKNLVAMMLEGAGFKVIDLGMDVAPEKFIAAAKEHEADIVAMSCLITSTLNWVEATIKAFQEAGLRDKVKIMVGGGAVLEDYAREIGADGYGKNASEAVDVAKSLLKVS; this is encoded by the coding sequence TTGGCTATTTTAGAGGAAATCAAAAATGCTATCATCACGTATAAGCCACCGCTAGTCAAACAATATTGCCAGCAGGCCCTTGAACAAGGGTATAAGCCTGAAGAGATATTAGAGCAGGGCCTTATAGCAGGCATGAACGTGATAGGAGAAAAATTTAAGCGCAATGAGATTTTTGTGCCTGAGGTTCTTATAGCGGCCAAGGCTACCCATGCAGGGTTGGATGTTTTAAAGCCCTTGCTCTCAGCCTCTCAAACTAATACCCGAGGAAAGGTAGTAATTGGGACGGTGAAGGATGACTACCATGACATTGGTAAAAACCTGGTGGCTATGATGCTAGAAGGGGCAGGCTTTAAAGTCATCGACCTGGGCATGGATGTGGCGCCGGAGAAATTTATAGCTGCGGCCAAAGAGCATGAAGCAGATATAGTGGCTATGTCTTGCTTGATAACTTCTACCCTAAACTGGGTAGAGGCCACCATAAAAGCTTTCCAGGAAGCAGGCTTGAGGGATAAGGTAAAGATTATGGTGGGTGGTGGCGCAGTTCTGGAGGATTATGCCAGGGAAATCGGCGCTGACGGTTACGGCAAAAATGCCAGCGAAGCAGTTGATGTAGCTAAATCTTTGCTGAAGGTGAGCTAA
- the pstB gene encoding phosphate ABC transporter ATP-binding protein PstB: MSVKIKVENLNAWYGRNHVLKDINIEIKANKITAIIGPSGCGKSTFIRCLNRLHEVVPGAQVKGHVWVDGQDLYALGVDPTEVRHRIGMVFQKPNPFPTMSIFENVAVGVRIHGLKPGVKLEEIVERSLRMAALWEEVSDRLYTSGVSLSGGQQQRLCIARALAVEPEVLLLDEPCASLDPISTLKIEDLLVELKKNYTIVIVTHNMQQAARVSDYTAFLLDGELVEYGPTPEIFTRPQDKRTEDYITGRFG; encoded by the coding sequence TTGTCAGTTAAGATAAAGGTAGAGAATTTAAATGCTTGGTATGGCCGGAACCATGTGTTAAAGGATATTAATATAGAAATAAAAGCCAATAAAATCACGGCTATTATTGGACCTTCAGGATGTGGTAAGTCTACTTTCATCCGCTGCTTGAACCGGCTACATGAAGTCGTACCTGGGGCTCAAGTTAAGGGGCATGTTTGGGTGGATGGGCAGGATCTATATGCTCTTGGAGTGGATCCTACTGAGGTGCGGCACCGTATTGGAATGGTGTTCCAAAAACCAAATCCCTTTCCAACTATGTCTATTTTTGAAAATGTAGCTGTCGGTGTCCGGATACACGGATTAAAACCGGGGGTTAAACTAGAAGAGATAGTGGAGCGTAGCCTACGCATGGCCGCACTATGGGAGGAGGTTTCTGATAGGCTTTATACTTCAGGAGTTAGCCTTTCAGGAGGGCAACAGCAACGCCTTTGCATTGCCCGAGCCTTGGCTGTAGAGCCCGAAGTCTTGCTTCTGGATGAACCTTGTGCTTCTTTAGATCCTATATCTACTTTAAAAATCGAAGATCTCCTGGTGGAACTTAAGAAAAATTATACCATAGTGATCGTAACCCATAACATGCAACAAGCAGCTCGTGTCTCGGATTATACTGCCTTCCTGCTCGACGGTGAACTAGTGGAGTATGGTCCTACACCGGAGATTTTTACCCGGCCGCAGGACAAGCGCACAGAGGATTACATTACTGGTCGCTTTGGTTAA
- a CDS encoding uroporphyrinogen decarboxylase family protein, protein MELKPINAKVGFYPSWWYKNYGISYNKQYYHDPDYRVDAFQKQQKILYERFGDVGLGKPDPQPEPFVDYGMVLLPAVFGCEIKFFDDAIPWAMPLNLSEKEIFELKVPDILNTYPMTDIIKQMDYLENKYGRVTGSINTTGVLNLGLKIRGDQLYLDFYENPDLVHHLFNICTEAIIQLAQYVKSRTGMLAPAVTPMAPPEMYVLPDCTVVQISREVFEEFVLPYENRLSAVLRPFGIHHCGKADHMLEGYAKVQNLEFLEVGPMTNLKRLRELMPNIHVNARIDPVRMLNCTSEEIAEDVKRIIDTGAPYDKLSIDAVGCDYGTPDENVRAMLKTARDYSLERMAALQQ, encoded by the coding sequence TTGGAACTCAAACCTATTAACGCCAAGGTGGGTTTTTATCCCAGCTGGTGGTATAAGAATTACGGTATTTCTTATAACAAGCAGTATTACCATGACCCCGACTATCGGGTGGATGCCTTTCAAAAGCAACAAAAAATCCTTTATGAGAGGTTCGGCGATGTAGGTCTAGGTAAGCCTGACCCCCAGCCGGAACCTTTTGTGGACTACGGGATGGTATTGCTACCGGCAGTATTTGGGTGCGAGATCAAGTTCTTTGATGATGCTATCCCCTGGGCTATGCCGCTCAATCTCTCGGAAAAAGAGATTTTTGAACTTAAGGTTCCGGATATCCTTAATACCTATCCCATGACTGATATAATCAAGCAGATGGATTATTTGGAGAATAAGTATGGGCGAGTTACAGGTAGTATCAATACTACTGGGGTATTAAACCTAGGCTTAAAGATCCGAGGAGACCAACTTTATCTTGATTTTTATGAGAATCCCGACCTGGTTCACCATCTATTTAATATTTGTACCGAGGCTATAATACAGCTAGCCCAATATGTAAAGAGCCGGACTGGGATGCTGGCCCCGGCCGTAACTCCCATGGCACCGCCAGAAATGTATGTGTTACCTGACTGTACCGTAGTACAGATTTCCCGGGAGGTTTTTGAAGAATTCGTGTTACCTTACGAAAACAGGCTATCGGCGGTCTTACGTCCCTTTGGTATTCACCACTGCGGGAAAGCTGACCATATGCTGGAGGGATATGCTAAAGTACAGAACCTGGAATTTCTCGAAGTAGGGCCGATGACCAACCTAAAAAGACTACGGGAACTCATGCCTAACATACATGTAAACGCCCGTATAGATCCCGTGCGCATGCTAAACTGCACCTCAGAAGAGATCGCGGAAGACGTAAAACGCATTATAGATACCGGGGCTCCTTATGATAAGCTCTCCATCGACGCTGTGGGCTGCGATTATGGTACGCCTGATGAAAATGTGCGGGCCATGCTTAAGACGGCGCGGGATTATTCTCTGGAGCGTATGGCTGCCTTGCAACAATAA
- a CDS encoding dihydropteroate synthase, with protein sequence MAVILSRGEKQVKIEIGAPTVIIGERINPTGRKKMIEALRERNFELIKEEALNQVKAGADVLDVNVGAAGIDEEKMLPEVVRVVMEVVDVPLCLDSGKPEALAAALKVYQGRALVNSVTGEETSLNKVLPVVKEYGAAVVGLCMDEKGIPPDAASRLAVAERIMEKAVSYGLGENDVVIDCVAMTVGADQKAALVTLEAMRLVAEKLKVNLILGASNVSHGLPDRKSINLAFFAQAVAAGATALIVDPTVPGVRRTIRAADLLAGRDEWAMRYLEDYRSFPEG encoded by the coding sequence ATGGCTGTGATCCTTTCGCGCGGAGAAAAACAAGTGAAAATAGAGATTGGTGCACCCACGGTAATAATAGGCGAGCGTATAAACCCTACCGGTCGCAAAAAGATGATCGAAGCACTAAGGGAGCGAAACTTTGAGTTAATAAAGGAGGAAGCCTTAAACCAGGTAAAGGCTGGGGCCGATGTATTAGATGTAAATGTGGGGGCTGCGGGAATAGATGAAGAAAAGATGCTTCCCGAAGTAGTACGTGTGGTAATGGAGGTAGTAGATGTTCCGCTATGCCTAGATTCTGGTAAACCCGAAGCCCTGGCCGCTGCCTTAAAAGTTTACCAGGGGCGAGCTTTAGTTAACTCAGTTACCGGGGAAGAAACCTCCCTCAATAAAGTCCTACCAGTAGTTAAGGAGTACGGCGCTGCCGTTGTAGGCCTTTGCATGGATGAAAAGGGCATCCCCCCAGATGCAGCTAGCCGGCTGGCTGTGGCAGAGCGGATAATGGAAAAAGCAGTATCCTATGGGCTGGGAGAAAATGATGTAGTTATTGATTGCGTGGCCATGACAGTGGGCGCTGACCAGAAGGCAGCTCTTGTTACCTTAGAAGCCATGCGCCTAGTAGCCGAAAAGCTAAAAGTAAATCTTATTTTAGGGGCGAGCAATGTATCCCATGGCCTGCCGGACAGAAAGTCCATAAACTTAGCCTTTTTTGCCCAGGCGGTTGCTGCGGGAGCTACTGCCCTCATTGTGGACCCCACGGTACCTGGGGTGCGGCGGACCATCCGGGCTGCAGATCTTCTGGCTGGGCGGGATGAATGGGCTATGCGGTATCTGGAAGATTACCGTTCTTTCCCTGAGGGTTAA